The region GTCGTTTTCCCGGAACTCCTCCCAGAGGCTTTGATCATCCTGTCCTTTCACGAGAATCGGGGTCAGCCATTTTTCCGGACGCGTGACGGCAATCATGTCCACATTGTTGGCCTTTGCGGCGATCGCCACGCCAATATCGGCCATGCCTTTAGGAAGGGAGCCTGGCTCGAAAGCGATCGTTGACGAGTGGAAGGCCATCGTCCCAGTCCCGATGAGGTTCACTTTCGCGTCGACATCGAGCGCGCGTTGGAACCGGAAGGTCGTCCGGTTCGGGCTGAAGAACCGTTGGAGCGGGTGCTCGAAAATGACCCCATGAACGCCGACAATCGCTTTTCTGTCGTAGTCCTCGATCTTGCGCACAAGAGTGTCGCAGTAGTCGTCGGGATATTCGATGTCGTCGTCGACAGTGAAGAAGTAGCCCGTTGGTACACCCGACATATGATAGAATTTACCGATGTCACGAAGGTCTTCCAGACGCGAGGCGGGTAGCGCCGTAATGCGCTCATTCAGCAGAAAATCAGGAACTTTTTCGTAATCGTTCATATAGATGAACAGATGATCGACCTGCGGGAGCAAGGACTGGACAGCCCGCGCCAGATGTTTCTGGCGTTTCGGGAACGTGGCCATAAAGGCGACGACAGGCTCCGCCAGGAACCTCTTCCCCTCAACCAGGATGTCCTCGTGCGAGGAGAATGACCGGTTGGTCACCGGAAACGGCACATAGGGCTGCGAACGGGCGTCGGAAACAGCCGTGTGCCAGGCTTGATAGGACCTGACATAGTGTGCCGCCTTTTCGGCTGAGATCTTCAAGGCCGAATCCCCTGTGCCTGGAATGGCGCTGCATACGGGGCCAGTCACGGCCTGAAGCGATCCCACTCCGTAAGCGAGCTGGATCCGGTCGCGCATCTCTGCTCCTGCTAGCGCGGTGACGGTGTCGAAATAGCCGATCTCATCAAACACGTGCCTCTTGAGCATCAGCGCCGACGGAGCAGGATCACGCACCAAGTCAGACTCGGATGCCGCGGAGCGGGGTCCCTCCAGCGCAGGTTCGCCATAGGAGACCGTGGCGACAACGCCCCGTTTGCAAAGGGCCTTCAAATGCACCTCAAGGAAAGTCGGGAGGCATCGTAGCCCGTCGGAAAGAAGCATTACGACCTCTCCGCGAGCCTCTGAAATGGCCGCATTCCAGCCCCAATAAACGCCTCGGCTGCGGTTCAGCCGGATCAACCGTACTCGGGGATCAGCGGCCACCAACTCATTGATGAGGGCGCACGTGCCGTCGCGGCTCGCATCATCGGCGACCAGCAGTTCAAACCGTGAATACGTCTGCCGCAGAATCGATTGTAGCGTATCTCGTATATGTGAGGCTGAATCACGGGCCGTCAGGATAACCGTGATCAGAGGCTCCGACGGGATTTGCGATTGCCCGACTGCCAAGGTTCGCGGGCGCTCCATACGGAGCCTGCGGTCGACCCTCACGGGCCAGGGGAGATCCTCTGCCGGGGGCAGGGAGGCTTCCGCATAGGAAGGCTGTAGCGGTTGAGCGGCCTCGACGGGCTTTGCCGGTCCGCGAAGCCCGAGCTCGTGCCATCGCTGAGCAAGAGTCCGGTACCCGCTCCGGAGGCGACGATTGAGCAAGCGTGCAGCGGTTTGGAGCCCGTTCAACGTTCGAAAGACCGGTCCGGAGAGAAGGCTGTCCTCGCGTTGCTTTGCATCCTTGATCGCCGTCTCGGCTCTATCGAGACGAGTGCTCTGTGCGAGAAGCGCTTTCTCAAGCTGAGCAACTTTCTGCATCAACTCTTGGACTTGGGCCGCATCTCGTTCGCCTTCCAACCGTCTGTTATCCGTCATAGAATGGGCACTTATTGGTTTGTCTTGGCGACCGGAAGCGTCCACCAGAGTGCGAAGCTTTATGGGCCGCCTCCGCTGAAGGGCGCTTGCAACGTCTTATGAGGATATATTCCTTGCAAGCCAGTCCCCAAAGATTGTCAGGTTCTAAGAGATCGAGCATCATCGGGCCAGATACCGTAAGCGGCGGAGAAGAGCAATCAAGGGAGAGCCGT is a window of Microvirga lotononidis DNA encoding:
- a CDS encoding glycosyltransferase family 2 protein; the encoded protein is MQKVAQLEKALLAQSTRLDRAETAIKDAKQREDSLLSGPVFRTLNGLQTAARLLNRRLRSGYRTLAQRWHELGLRGPAKPVEAAQPLQPSYAEASLPPAEDLPWPVRVDRRLRMERPRTLAVGQSQIPSEPLITVILTARDSASHIRDTLQSILRQTYSRFELLVADDASRDGTCALINELVAADPRVRLIRLNRSRGVYWGWNAAISEARGEVVMLLSDGLRCLPTFLEVHLKALCKRGVVATVSYGEPALEGPRSAASESDLVRDPAPSALMLKRHVFDEIGYFDTVTALAGAEMRDRIQLAYGVGSLQAVTGPVCSAIPGTGDSALKISAEKAAHYVRSYQAWHTAVSDARSQPYVPFPVTNRSFSSHEDILVEGKRFLAEPVVAFMATFPKRQKHLARAVQSLLPQVDHLFIYMNDYEKVPDFLLNERITALPASRLEDLRDIGKFYHMSGVPTGYFFTVDDDIEYPDDYCDTLVRKIEDYDRKAIVGVHGVIFEHPLQRFFSPNRTTFRFQRALDVDAKVNLIGTGTMAFHSSTIAFEPGSLPKGMADIGVAIAAKANNVDMIAVTRPEKWLTPILVKGQDDQSLWEEFRENDDEHTEILKKHGDWRL